TCCCACGATCATCATCTTACCTGATCATCGACCTGGCGGACCGCCCCATCATCGTCTATACAAACATATAAGACATATGTACATTGATCGCATGACAGTCCCAGCGAAGGCAGGAAAGCGCGAGTGGGTAGGGCTCGCGGTCCTGGTGCTTCCCACTCTGTTGATCTCCATGGACATGACGGCGCTGTTCTTCGCGCTGCCCAATCTGAGCGCCGACCTGGCTCCGAGCAGCGCCCAGCTGCTGTGGATCATGGACATCTACGCGTTCCTGCTCGCCGGTTCGATGATCACGATGGGCACGCTGGGCGACCGGGTCGGCCGGCGCAAGATGCTCATCATCGGCGGGGCCGTGTTCGGCGTGGTGTCGGTGGCGGCCGCGTTCTCCGACTCGGCGGAGATGCTGATCGCCACGCGCGCGCTGCTGGGCCTGGCCGGAGCCACCCTGGCGCCCTCGACCCTGTCACTGATCCGCAGCATGTTCCTCGACGACCGTCAGCGACGGACCGCGATCGCCATCTGGACCGCCGGGTTCTCCGGCGGCGCGGGGCTGGGCCCGATGCTGGGCGGCGTGCTGCTGGAGCACTTCTGGTGGGGATCGGTGTTCCTGGTCAACGTCCCGGTCATGCTGCTCCTGGTGGTGCTCGCACCCCTGTTGCTCCCCGAGTTCCGCGACCCCAACCCGGGCAGGTTCGACCTGTTCAGCGCGTTCCTCTCCCTGGCGGCCGTCCTGCCGGTCATCTACGGCGTCAAGATGCTGGCCGAGGACGGCGTGCAGTGGTCGCCCCTGGCCGCGATCGCCTTCGGGGTCGTGATGGGGGTCGTCTTCGTACGGCGGCAACGGCAGCTGACCGACCCGCTCATCGACGTGCGGCTGTTCGCCGACCGGGCGTTCAGCACCTCCATCGGGGCCAACGTGCTCAGCATCTTCGGCATCGTCGGCTTCGGCTTCTTCGGCACCCAGTATATGCAGCTCGTCCTGGGGATGCGACCGCTCACCGCGGCGCTGTGGACCCTGCTGATCGCCCCGGCGATGGCGGTCTCCGTCCTGTCGGCCTCCCTGCTGGTGCGATGGTTCCGCCCGGCGTACGTGGTCGCCGGGGCGCTCGCGCTGATGGCTGCGGGCTTCGCCGCGCTCAGCCAGGTCTACATCGGCGATTCGCTGCTGATCGTGGGAGTGGGCTTCATGCTGCTCGCGGGCGGCTCGGGCGCGGTGGGCGCGCTCGCCGTCGACATGATCGTCGCAGCCGCGCCACCGAAACGGGCGGGTGCGGCCTCGGCGCTGTCCGAGACCGGATCGGAGTTCGGCGGCGCCCTCGGGGTCGCGATCCTGGGCAGCGTCGGCGCCACCGTCTACCACGCCCAGATGGACGACGCGATCCCGCCCGGACTCCCGCCGGAGGCCGCGGAGGCGGCCAGGGACACCCTCGGCGGCGCCATGGAGGTGTCCAGATTCCTGCCGGATCCGGCCGTGTTCGTCCAGGTCGCGCAGGAGGCCTTCACCGAGGGGATGCGAACGGCGGCGACCGTCGGCGCCGCGATCCTGGCCGTGACCGCGGTCCTGGCCGTGCTGCTGCTGCGACACCTGCGGTCGGACGTTCAGAAGGACTCGGACGCCCGGAAGAACTCGGACGTTCAGCGGGACTCGGATGCCCAGAAGGACGGGGCCGCCGTCACGGCGGACCTGACGAACGAACCCTGAACCCCCGGGGCCGAGCCCCGGGGTTCATCGCTCCGGGATCACAGCGTGGCGCGCAACCATCCCTCGATCGCCTGAGCCGTCGTACCCGCGTGCGCCTCCTCCATCATCGTGAAGTGGTCGCCCGGCACCTGCAGCGTGGTGTGAGCGGACTTGAGGTCGGCCCGCCAGCCGTCGGCCCCGGCGGGGACGTCACCGAGAATCGAGTTCTCGGCACGGACGAACAGCACCGGCGCCTCGATCTCCTCCAGCGTCACCTCGCCGATCAGCCGGACATAGCGCCCCATCGACGACAGCCGCGCGCTGTTGAACGGCCCGATCTCGGGCTCTCTCTCCAGTAGCCCGTAGAGCATCTGATCCCAGACCGCCTTGTTGTCCTCGTCGCGTACCAGGTAGGTGTCGAGCATGACGACCGCCTCGGGGCCTCGGCCGAGCCGCTCCAGACGACCGGCCGCGGCGTGCGCGAAGATCCCGCCCGAGGACATCCCGGCGAGCACGAAGGGCCGCTCGCCCGCATCCGCGCGCACACTCTCGGCGAACACCTCAACCGCCGCCTCCACCGACTCGGGCAGGCTCTCGCCCCTGGAGATACCGAGCACCCGGAGCGCCGAGACCTCTCGCTCACCGCGGAAGTACCTGGCGAAACGCGCGTACTGCTGGACACCGCCGAGCGCCATCGGTGAGGGGAAGCAGTACAGGACCGGCTGCCGAGGCCCATCGGCGAGCTTCACCGGCGCCGGCACCTGTCCGAGGTCTTTGACGGAGGCGAACGAGGGCCGGGTGGCGGCCACCCCGTCCAGCATGTCGAACCCCCGCTGCATCCGGCCGGAGTAGACCGCCTCCCTGAAGATCTCGCTCAGGGTGTCGGCGGCGGACGCGACGAGGGCCGGGCTCTCCGCTCTCTCCACGGGTCTGTCCACGGGCGGGCTCTCGGCCAGCGCGGCCACGAGGTGGCGGACGAGGTCGTCGGGAGTCGCATGGTCGAACACGACCGTGGCCGGGAGGTCCAGCCCGATGGCCGCGCTCAACGCGCCACGCAGTTCCATCGCGGTCGCGGAGTCGAAACCGGACTCGAAGAACCCGGCTTCCGGATCTACGCTGTCGGCCGACGGGTGGCCCAGGACGTACGCGGTACGGGTCAGCACCAGTTCCCGCACCCGCTGCCGCCGCTCCTCCGGCGAGAGATCCGGCGGCAACGGCTCCACCTCGGGCACGGCGGCGAGGGTCTGCTCCGCGAGGTCACCCGGCGGAACGCTCAGCCAGTAGCGCTGTCGTTGGAAGGGGTAGGTCGGCAGATCGACCCGCCGAGCACCCGACCCGGCGAACATCGCCGGCCAGTCGACCGTGACGCCTCGGGCCCACGCCTGGCCCAGTCCACGGACCGCCGCCTCGACCTCGTCGTGACCCTTACGTGCCAGGGGGACGAAGACGGCGGTCTGGGTCTCCATCGCCGACAGGGCCGGGCTCGGTCCGGCTTCGATGAACGTGGTGACGCCCTCGGTCTCCAGGGTCCGCACCGCGTCGCCGAACCGGACCGGCTCACGGACCTGCCGCACCCAGTACTCCGGCGACGCGATCTCGTCGGGGTCGGCGAGGTGACCGGTCAGGGTCGATGCCAGCGGAATGCGGGGGCGGTTCCACGACACCGATTCCAGGACCGTGCGGAACTCCTGCAGCATCGGGTCCATCCGCGCCGAATGGAAAGCATGCGAGACCCGCAACCGCTTGACCCGGTACGCCCCGTCCAGCCGGTTCAGCAGTGCCTCGACCGCGTCCTCATCACCCGAGACCACCACCGAGACCGGGCCGTTGACCGCCGCCAACCCCACCCGCTCATTCAAATACGGAGCGATGTCCGACTCCGAGGCCGCTACCGCGGCCATCGCCCCACCTGAAGCCAGGCTTTGCATCAACCGGCCGCGTGCCTCCACCACCCGGCAGGCGTCTTCCAACGACCACACCCCTGCCACATGAGCAGCGGCGATCTCCCCTACGGAGTGCCCTCCAACGAAGTCCGGGACCACTCCCCAGGACTCCAACAACCGGAAGAGGGCGACCTCGAACGCGAACAGGCCGCTCTGGGCATACACCGTCTGATCGATCAGCTCCGAACCACGGAACACCACCTCCTTGACCGAAGAGGCGCATGCCGCGTCGAACGCCTCCGCGAACACCGGGAACGCCGCATACAACCCCGACCCCATCCCAGCCCGCTGCGCCCCCTGCCCCGAGAACAGCACCGCGTGGCGACCACCCACGACCGACCCACTCACCACCCCCTGACCCACCACCACCGCACGATGATCCAGAACCGTCCGGCTCGTGGCCAGCGAGTACCCGACGTCCAGCGCATCCCCCGCCCACGACGCCAACCGCGCGACCTGCGCACCCAACCCCTCAGCGGACTTGGCCGACACCACCCACGGCACCACCGGCAACACCCGCTCCACCACCGGCGCGACCGGCTCCTCCACCACCCCCTCCACGATCACGTGCGCGTTCGTCCCACTGATCCCGAACGACGACACTCCCGCCCGGCGGGGTCTTTCGCGCTCCGGCCACGAACGAGACTCCCCCAACAGCTCCACCGCA
This region of Streptosporangium sp. NBC_01495 genomic DNA includes:
- a CDS encoding MFS transporter, translating into MYIDRMTVPAKAGKREWVGLAVLVLPTLLISMDMTALFFALPNLSADLAPSSAQLLWIMDIYAFLLAGSMITMGTLGDRVGRRKMLIIGGAVFGVVSVAAAFSDSAEMLIATRALLGLAGATLAPSTLSLIRSMFLDDRQRRTAIAIWTAGFSGGAGLGPMLGGVLLEHFWWGSVFLVNVPVMLLLVVLAPLLLPEFRDPNPGRFDLFSAFLSLAAVLPVIYGVKMLAEDGVQWSPLAAIAFGVVMGVVFVRRQRQLTDPLIDVRLFADRAFSTSIGANVLSIFGIVGFGFFGTQYMQLVLGMRPLTAALWTLLIAPAMAVSVLSASLLVRWFRPAYVVAGALALMAAGFAALSQVYIGDSLLIVGVGFMLLAGGSGAVGALAVDMIVAAAPPKRAGAASALSETGSEFGGALGVAILGSVGATVYHAQMDDAIPPGLPPEAAEAARDTLGGAMEVSRFLPDPAVFVQVAQEAFTEGMRTAATVGAAILAVTAVLAVLLLRHLRSDVQKDSDARKNSDVQRDSDAQKDGAAVTADLTNEP
- a CDS encoding type I polyketide synthase, which codes for MTSPDTKVVEALRASLKESERLREQNRKLVAQSREPIAVIGMSCRFPGGVTSPEELWRLVADGGDAITEFPGDRDWEIEKLYHPEPGRPGTSYTRQGGFLHDAGEFDPAFFGMSPREALGTDPQQRLLLEGAWEALESAGLDPIALRGSRTGVFAGAMYHDYPGSFGSGSIVSGRVAYTFGLEGPAVTVDTACSSSLVALHLAVQSLRGEECSLALAGGVTVMATPGTFVEFSRQRGLSADGRCRAFATSADGTGFAEGMGLLVLERLSDARRNGHQVLAVIRGSAVNQDGASNGLTAPNGPAQQRVIRQALANARVSADQVDVVEGHGTGTTLGDPIEAQALLATYGQDRSAPLWLGSVKSNLGHPQAAAGVAGVIKMVMAMRHGVMPRSLHVDEPSSHVDWSSGAVELLGESRSWPERERPRRAGVSSFGISGTNAHVIVEGVVEEPVAPVVERVLPVVPWVVSAKSAEGLGAQVARLASWAGDALDVGYSLATSRTVLDHRAVVVGQGVVSGSVVGGRHAVLFSGQGAQRAGMGSGLYAAFPVFAEAFDAACASSVKEVVFRGSELIDQTVYAQSGLFAFEVALFRLLESWGVVPDFVGGHSVGEIAAAHVAGVWSLEDACRVVEARGRLMQSLASGGAMAAVAASESDIAPYLNERVGLAAVNGPVSVVVSGDEDAVEALLNRLDGAYRVKRLRVSHAFHSARMDPMLQEFRTVLESVSWNRPRIPLASTLTGHLADPDEIASPEYWVRQVREPVRFGDAVRTLETEGVTTFIEAGPSPALSAMETQTAVFVPLARKGHDEVEAAVRGLGQAWARGVTVDWPAMFAGSGARRVDLPTYPFQRQRYWLSVPPGDLAEQTLAAVPEVEPLPPDLSPEERRQRVRELVLTRTAYVLGHPSADSVDPEAGFFESGFDSATAMELRGALSAAIGLDLPATVVFDHATPDDLVRHLVAALAESPPVDRPVERAESPALVASAADTLSEIFREAVYSGRMQRGFDMLDGVAATRPSFASVKDLGQVPAPVKLADGPRQPVLYCFPSPMALGGVQQYARFARYFRGEREVSALRVLGISRGESLPESVEAAVEVFAESVRADAGERPFVLAGMSSGGIFAHAAAGRLERLGRGPEAVVMLDTYLVRDEDNKAVWDQMLYGLLEREPEIGPFNSARLSSMGRYVRLIGEVTLEEIEAPVLFVRAENSILGDVPAGADGWRADLKSAHTTLQVPGDHFTMMEEAHAGTTAQAIEGWLRATL